The Antedon mediterranea chromosome 7, ecAntMedi1.1, whole genome shotgun sequence genome has a segment encoding these proteins:
- the LOC140054191 gene encoding potassium voltage-gated channel subfamily A member 1-like, with product MEAVTAGGNEGSANGSYQPRSIRSTGSTGGTGQGGIGKHNSLSLPKLLDDGDSRADSLDFGHGQEPSWERVVINVSGLRFETQIKTLNQFPNTLLGNPEKRIRYFDPLRNEYFFDRNRPSFDAILYYYQSGGRLRRPVNVPIDVFTEEVKFYDLGEDALSKYREDEGFIKEEDRKLPDKLWQQKIWLLFEYPESSRGARIVAIISVAVILISIVIFCMETMPEFEDKIDLSKNNTDVDQYRGFKNPFFIIESCCILWFILELVVRFISSPSKLMFLKNIMNLIDLMAIVPYFIQLGTMVAEISEPKGEQSNEQAMSLAILRVVRLVRVFRIFKLSRHSKGLQILGRTLRASVSELGLLIFFMCIGVVLYSSAVYFAEADFEESEFSSIPDAFWWAVVTMTTVGYGDMKPQTIGGKIVGSLCAITGVLTIALPVPVIVSNFNYFYHREADTEDTSQYSHVSSAPAMIEQGMLKQDGDTASVDCVEMEDGMTNSNLKTTTNNDRSKFNNVQVEKLRPLSRGRMETKKARTMERPNYKQEMILNCMIKNNSMRT from the exons ATGGAGGCCGTAACGGCAGGAGGGAATGAGGGAAGCGCAAATGGAAGTTATCAACCCAGGTCTATACGATCTACTGGCTCCACCGGGGGAACGGGTCAGGGGGGTATTGGAAAACACAACTCCCTCTCACTCCCAAAATTATTAGACGATGGAGACAGCAGGGCGGATAGTTTGGACTTTGGACACGGACAAGAACCGAGTTGGGAACGTGTGGTCATCAATGTCAGTGGCCTGCGATTTGAAACGCAGATAAAAACTTTAAATCAATTTCCAAACACGTTGCTCGGTAATCCAGAGAAACGCATTAGATATTTTGACCCTTTGCGAAATGAATATTTCTTCGATCGTAACCGGCCAAGTTTTGATGCTATTCTCTACTATTATCAAAGTGGCGGTCGACTAAGAAGGCCCGTTAACGTTCCCATCGACGTCTTCACGGAAGAAGTAAAGTTCTATGACCTCGGTGAAGATGCGCTATCAAAATATCGAGAAGATGAAGGATTCATAAAGGAAGAGGACAGAAAATTGCCAGACAAATTATGGCAACAAAAAATATGGTTGCTGTTTGAATATCCTGAGAGTTCTAGGGGAGCAAGAATTGTAGCGATTATATCCGTTGCAGTCATTCTAATCTCCATAGTCATTTTCTGTATGGAAACTATGCCAGAGTTTGAGGATAAAATAGACttaagtaaaaataatactgaTGTTGACCAGTATCGTGGCTTCAAAAATCCTTTCTTTATAATAGAATCATGTTGTATCTTGTGGTTCATATTAGAGTTAGTTGTTAGATTTATTTCCAGTCCAAGTAAGCTGATGTTTCTTAAGAATATAATGAACTTAATAGATCTTATGGCTATCGTGCCATACTTTATCCAACTGGGTACCATGGTTGCTGAGATCTCAGAACCAAAAGGTGAGCAAAGCAATGAACAAGCTATGTCCCTGGCCATCCTTCGAGTTGTACGTCTAGTGCGCGTGTTCAGAATATTTAAATTGTCAAGGCACTCTAAAGGCCTACAAATATTAGGGAGAACATTGAGGGCGAGTGTGAGTGAACTCGGGCTACTCATATTCTTTATGTGTATTGGTGTTGTTCTATACTCAAGCGCTGTGTACTTTGCAGAAGCTGATTTTGAGGAATCCGAATTCAGCAGTATTCCAGACGCATTTTGGTGGGCGGTAGTCACTATGACTACCGTAGGTTATGGTGACATGAAACCACAGACAATAGGGGGGAAAATTGTTGGCTCACTCTGCGCAATAACAGGAGTGTTAACAATAGCATTGCCTGTACCGGTAATCGTTTCAAACTTCAACTACTTCTATCACCGTGAAGCCGATACCGAAGATACGTCGCAGTACTCGCACGTAAGCAGTGCTCCTGCGATGATAGAACAGGGAATGCTGAAACAAGACGGCGACACGGCATCGGTGGATTGCGTGGAGATGGAAGACGGGATGACAAACTCGAACCTAAAAACCACGACAAATAATGAtaggtcaaagttcaataaTGTGCAAG TGGAAAAATTGAGACCATTAAGCAGGGGACGGATGGAAACGAAAAAGGCAAGAACAATGGAGAGACCGAATTATAAACAAGAGATGATTTTAAACTGCATGATTAAAAACAATAGCATGAGAACTTAA